The following nucleotide sequence is from Hevea brasiliensis isolate MT/VB/25A 57/8 chromosome 7, ASM3005281v1, whole genome shotgun sequence.
TTTGAACCTTGAAAACTGGACCACAATCACCACCATCTGAAATATCACATACAAAAAGAGATCCAGTAATCCTGTCATGCCAACTGGATCTATAACCTACAGGCCAGATCTGGCTACTGCAGTGATAGGAAGGTCTCGGATCAACCTCCCCCACAGAAAGAATAGAAAAGTCTTCAAACTGGACTGGAAACCCATCCTGGAAGAGCATTTTGATAAAATAACAAATCTGTGAGAAAGAGGAAAAGGAGGCTGCATTGGGGTCAGGGGAGAGAAAGAGAAGGAGTGTTGTATTTGATCAAAACAAAGAATGCAGTAACTGACCTTGTAATGAGAAGAGCCATAAACACCAGCTGGCTCTGAGTTGGCATGTGCAGCTCTTATATTACTCCTTAACTTGCACGCCTCAGCATCCATGAACTCTATGCCTGATGAAAACTTGCTAGCAAAACTGCTTTTCAAATTTTCTTGATATTCTTTCAAGTCCTTGCTTCTTGAAAATATCAACGATTCCTTTCTTCTTCTGTGCAAATGTAACCTGTTCCGTGCTAAAGAAAATCCATCATTTCTGTCCTGAGGCACCGAAGAATGGCAATTTGACACCAAGCCAAGATGACAGGCAACATCAAACATTGACTCAAACTTATTTCCATCTGGCGAACAATAAACTGCAAAGGTTTTGCATCTGTTTTGACAATAAAAAAATTCAACACGCCAACCATCTTCCAGTATGCCATGGTTATCAAAAATGAATTCTCTTAAATTCTGCAAAAACTTTTCACTCTGATTCTGGAATAATACTGTATTTGCAGAATAATCACTTGTCCAATGTTGTCTTCCTATAAAGACAGAGTGTGGATCTATTTCCCTCATAGTTCTAACAAAGTTCATTCTCTGCTGTACAATATCTACAGGACCTGATTTGATAACAGTTGTCACATTGCCAGGTATCTTCACATTATCACATTGATTCCCCACAAATAACAAGTTAGAACATGTCACTGGGGCATTATTTGAGTTGCCAATAGAAGAAGCATCAGGCACAGAGTGCATTCTACAAACCAGAAAACATGTAATGAACAATTGTCTTAGGATTCACATGTTTAACAATGCAAACATAACTTGAGCCATGCTCCCAGCACCACACAAAGAAACTTTAAAAAGGTAGGTTAAAAACAAAACAATGCAGCATTCAGGATGGTTGAATTCAATTAACCTGACACTCAAGCCTTAATATTCAATTATAAAGCTAACTGCCAGAGCCATGAACCTTCAGAATAAATTTTGTAGgagggtttaaaattcaaaacatTCTTACATGTTCTGACGTTTCCAAGGACCAGTATGGGTACACAACATGTTCATGAGACTCCAGATCAACTAAAAAGCTGAATAAAATAAACAATAAAGAACAGCTCCTTGGCAATTGAATGATGCCTCATCTAGGTCATATGCAGGCAATGTGGGAGTTCAAATTTGCCAAGCCCACAattaaaaagagaagaaaaaaagttCCACATTCCAAAAGTAAATAGCCAACATAAGGATCATACACAAAACATCGAAATCTTCATACTTTCCCATTTCATTTTCTACTGCATTGATAGAATGATTAGTTAACAGCACTCTCTTAAACCACCTTCCAGAAtccacaaaatacaaaatctgcCTCCAAGTTACAATTAAAAAGTCCTCTAGTCAGAGCTGACAGCAAGTGTTGCCATCTATAACAAACAATTATAGTACAAATGCAACTCATTTATACAAGTAAATTGATGGTCGCTTTGTAAGGTTACGAAGTGCAATTTTTTTTTCCTGGTTCATTTGGCTTCGTCCGACAGGGAGCCTAACTCGAGACCTTACGTCCGGTAGAAACTCTACTGTGAGCCAAAACTCatgggtgaaaattttgaatcttTACACCCTCAATTTAAAAATCTTCCCTTTTAAGCCCATTATTTGAACTCTTACCACCAATAAAGCAATTAACCGACttttcaaacaaaaaaaaattactgtttcacaaaaataaaaacttaatacaattaaaattcaaaaaaaaactaaaattaccAAAAGGGGGGAAAATCATACCCAGAATTCACCAATTCACCGTTTCCTTCTCCCTCAGCCTCGCTTGGCAACGCATTGATGTCCAAAAAGACGAGTTTACTTTTAGCATCTCTAACATCCTCGCCCTTCGCCGGCGTTGGAACAACGTCATCTCCGGTGACAGCGACGACTATATCACGAGGAGAAGAAAGAGGTGTCTCGTTAAGATCGATATCAAACGGCAAGGAACGGCTCTCCCCGGACTTCCCATCAGAATCGTTCAGCTCCATATTCAGAGTTAAACCACTACCAAAGATCCCGACACCGAGTTCGAACTCAACAGCTTCAGATTCCTTGTCCTTTCAAGCATTATAGTCCAAACGACGCGGGAAATTCGAGGAAAAAATCTAGAGATCGAGGTCAAAGGGGTTAGCGACGGCGTTGGAGGTAAAATGCGAAAGCGAGCGAAAAAAGAGAGGGATATGCGACGGCGAAATGACCAAAGAGGACAGTGGAAGAAGGGGAGGAGCTGGATTCTGTTTCTGTGTGTTTAGAATCGAAGCTGAAAGACAATGGTAGGTTGTTCTCGGGAGTCGCGAAAGGCAAGTTTTGGGGGTTAGCACAAGGAAATGACAGAAATGGAGAAGGGAGTATTGGCCCGTTGGAGATTGACACGACATCGTTTTGGAGTCTCAAACATCACTTTCGCGTCTTCGAAGGGCAAGGTAATttatcaattatttatttatttaaaaaaaaaaagacagaaAAAGAAGTGTTGGCTTGGAGTGGCTTGCGTTTTCTTCTCCAGTCTCTCTCTCTCCTCGTGACTGGAATTTTGTCGTGAAGTAGACGCTCATGCTCACCCCACGCCTTTCTGCCATGTTTGGTACGTAATAATATCAAGCTCCGCAGGCTACGTGACTTGTGAGTTTTGAGGGGTTGGTTATTATTTCAGAATTCAGAGAACAGAAGACGACGTGGTGTACAGGCTTAACTTAATTCGCCATAATTCAAGCTTCATTCTTCAGCATCTTTAAAATTAGATTTGAGGCAGCATGTTTACTGCTGCCTAACATTGACTTATAGATTTGGTGTTATCCACAAAAATTTCTGGATATGGTCTGCGGTCAAAATCCAGCACCATAGCTCATAGCCCCACACCCGCAAGTCAAGCGTACTAATTGCTGCCTTGCCCCCCATTTCAACTTTGAACTACTACTGCTTtaaaacatattattttttatttttacaaaaataactcggaaaaattattttattattttaatatatacattaaaatatattaaattaaaattaaaatttaaatatttattaaatactaCTTTTCTCGGTTCACCAATGTGCACATAGCAAGAGAGGCAGCCTAGCCCCTCAATTAGTACAATTAACCATTAACTACATTAAGACATTGTAATTAACAATAACTTTACAAAGCTTTACAGATTGTAGACTTTTCATCAATCTATCCCAAGCCAGATCATGTGATTGCCTTGATATCAGATCACCCAAAACCAAGCTATAATTGATCCAGCAGCCAGACCAACAACAAGGAACAAAACAATTACAATTCCAGCAGTTTCTGCAAGCTGTATTGGAACAACTTTAGGAGCTAACATCATCAGAACACTTGTCAAGTAGCCGTTCGAAAGACCCAAAAGACAAGTCAGGATTGTTACTGGGATCTCAGTTCGAAAGAATTTGGGACCATGCAAGCAGCCTAAGAAGAGAGGAAAAAAGAACAATCTTGCAAAGCAACCACCAATGGCAAGCTTTGCATTCTCCATCATATAGACTGCAGTCAAAGACTTGCCAACCAGATCAAACACGTTGTAGCCAGTAATGAGAACGATCGAATACCAATCCTTGAGAGTCTCTGAGCGCACATCCTCTGTTATATACCCAGGAAATATCGACAACGTCACAACATAAATAAGCAGGATCCCAACACCATACCATTTGATGCTCCCAACAGTCTCCAACAAGGATGATCTCCACTGAGCCCCAGTTAGGGACCACTTCTTCTTTTCCTCATTCACAGCCTGAATTTTCATATCTGTATAGTACTTAATAACTGGAAGGTTATGTGCCACATTGTGAAAGACAATACATATAGCCATAACCACAATTGCAACAGTGAAATAGAGATTTGCACTTTTTCTGAGACCATGTTCATCTTGTGTATATGCAGCTTTGGTTATGATCCTTACAGATGAAACCAGGACCCCTGCATTCAACGACTTGAAAGTTCAAAATTCATCCTCATGCAATGGTAGCTTGCATAATTAAGCCATGACGATATTACATTGTCTACACCTCACTTAAAGAAATACATAAGTAGGAGCATATACGGTAAATGCACAAACCTAGTAGATTAAGCAAACTAATAACTTTTGCATGCAATTATTTACAAGTCCAACTTCTCATATAGGATCCTGCTAACAGCTGTTCTACATTTGTAATCTTCCTAAACTTAGTAATACAGATTGTGAGTTTTTTGGAGTGCAACGAAATGATACTTGAAGAAGATGACCCTTTCTTGACAGAAATGGAAAGTTTTAGAGTTCCGTTCAATTCTAAGATACCGTAGGTGAATGGAAAGTTTTAGAGTTCCGTTCAATTCTAAGATACCGTAGGTGAACTCTTCTTCGTCCTTAAATTGCTTGGCTTAGGAGTCATCCAAATTTTGAGCTCTTTTTAAGTGCAAAGAACCCTTGTTAGTGACTAAATGTACAGTTCAATTTAGAGTCCTTGCATCGACAATGTGAGGAGCACCCAAAAATGCCAATAGGTTAACCATGTGGTTATTTCTATTTAGAGTTTGCCTAAATCTATTATAGATAAATTTCTGTCAAGATGATCAACTGCAGAACTTGCTTCTCGATAACTTCCATTATGTTGAAGCCAAAAAACCAAAAAAATGACTTCTAAGCAAATTTCAACGAAACCAAAGGGATTTAACTGTTATGAACGTGATCTTAGCTAGTAGATCTATACAGGATAAGAAACAGCATTTTTAAGacgtttttcttatttttctccTTGATCCATGAACAAACAAAAGAAAGATCTTCAACTTCTGCCATTTCACAGTGCTTAAAGCCACTCAAAAAGCAAGTCTAAGTCAAGAATCCATGATTCCTATTCTCCTAAAATCAAAACCTAGCAAAACATTCCAATTCACGTAATCATATCAAtggtgataaaaatgaattagaaatgataataataattaccCGACCCAGCAGTGCCAGCAACAACAGCCTGCATATACCTCTCAGGCAACTCCCCAGCTGCCCCAATAAGCCCACCTTGGACCAACGCATCCGCCACGCCGGAAAGCGCTATCGCCGCGACTGTCACATCAAACCCATCATCCAAGCCGACCCGACCCTTTATATAAACGGCATCCATAACCGGGACCACCAGCAGAGATAAGACAAAGAGGGCCAGGCCAGCATTTATCCTAACATATGCATCGGATACATGGGCGCAAAAGACGATCACCAAAAGGCAGCAGAGGCACACCAACATGTAAGCGACGGCGAATATGCGGTCAACGGATACGCCGGGATAGATATAGGAGAAGTAATCGACAGCGGTAATGAAGGCGTTCCATGGGAGGAGAAAGCCAAGGCCGAGAGTGAAGTAGGTTATGTAGGCGAAGTGGAAAGTGTCTTTTGGAGCATTTTGAGAGATGGCAGGACTTGACGGGGCAGTGGTGGGTAGCAAGAGCGAGGATTCGGAGTTGGGTTCGCCGTCGGTGGGTCTGCCGGTTAGACCCATGGCAAGTCTGGTTCAGCGGAGTGGGTTGATAAGAGAAATTAGGCTGGTGGCGGAGATTTGGGAAGATTTTGATTGGATGCAAAACGACAGCGTCTCCACGCCTGCGTATTGGAATCTTTTCAAGATCCAATCTTTCCCTACAAAACAAACAGCATGTGATGGGCATGAGGCATACATAGAATAATGaggataaaattaattatttaaaaatatttagtttcaaaaattaaataaattatttagaaaTTCACACTTCATATAATTACTATatagaaattcatttaaaatatttaaattacatATCTTATTCAAGATAAATATTTAAAGGCAATAAGCATACAGTATTTATAACTCATTTGGGCCATGAACAAAGGATATCAGAAGGCAATGAGATTCTCATGTTCATAAATCTGTGCAAATGTTTGCGTGCTCTTTTGTATTAAGTGTGATGAAGGGTAAATTTATGGTGGATGTGCATGTTTTTGTTGTTATCTTTGGCTCTATCTGCCTTATGATTACAGTTTTTGTTAGTTGGGGTTAGGTTCCTAAGGCTGGTTGCGGCTGTTGTTCTGCCTACTTCTGGTtgccaaacccaaattattcaacCCTTAATTTGAAATTCTATTAGCCAATCTTCTTTAACCTCCAACTCCTCCTGTTTGACTAATTAATTGCTATAATATGATCCCACTCAAGACATATAATTTTAGAATGTGATGTGAACTCCAAATTTGGACTCATTAAAGCCTGATTTTTCCCCCAATATATGACATGATTGGTTCGGGAAGGAATTGAAGATTTGGTTTTCAAGCTCTCAACCATTTGTTTAGGAGTTTTTACTAGTTACCAACATAATCCCAAGTTCATTGAGAGAAACTTTTCTCTCGGTTTAGTTGTATTTCTGAAGTTTCGTTTGTTAGAGCTATTAATTTGTTGTCATTTCTTGCCTTCCTAAGCAAGGGATGGCTCCTTCCTTGTTTGGCATTTCAGTTCTTTTCTCTTACTTTCGGGTTGAGTTATGAATAGGCCGTCTCTGTGATGTTTTGAGTGCAAATCTTGAACTTTTTGGTGAGGGTTTTAGTAAATATCTACTTTGATATAACTTTAGAGGTGTTGCCTAGCATCTCAAGGGAGATAATAATTCTGATCAGATTGTTGGTTCTCAATCCTATTTATACTATATGAGACTGAGAAGTTGGAGTTCTACCATAGTTTTCTTGGTTTTCCAGTATCTCCATGGTCCCTCACTCATTTATCCAATAGAAGGCTTGATTCCTAGCTTGCAAGTGTGCTAGGGTTGATGGTGATGTTCTGAGAAATCTAATTGGGCTGGCTTTATTAGCTTTGCATGTTCACTGAGTTGGAAATAGTTTTTCTTATTCTGTGTTTATTCGAGTGTTTGAAAGTTTTCCCTTAGCAAATGATTGCTCCATGGGCTAGTGGAGACGGCGTCACTCCTTGCGGGTAAAGATCAAAATAAtgtgattttaaaaatattttatcaaaataatgtgaattttaaattatttatcaaaATAATATAGTGCAATAAAAATCACAACTTGAAAAAgcgattttatattttaatacttGAATAAGAAATCGTCATTTGATATAAAGTTTTCATTATTTTGTGTCAATATGACATAGTAATATTGCTCTCAAAACCTCCAGTCAAACTGACAATTTTGTGTCTTATACCATCGCCTGTCACATTAATAGAATTTAGTTTTTTTGTTACACTAAAACTACCAAATGGAATGGTGATTTTAATTGTAATATGCATAGTATATTGGAATAGACATGTTGTAGAAATATTGAACTGAATTTATTTGAAAAATTTCTCTAAAATTTTTTTGATAATcttgaaatatttattatataaattaaaataaaaaatatttttttttgaaatataattttattaaatcaatCGAAGAAAAACTTAACAGAAAATATTAGCTCCAGCCCGGTCATCAGACCCCCCACTTACACCCAACCTAGGACCTTTAGTGTTAAGTGAAAAAACCAAGAAAACAATAAAGTACAATAAATCAGATTAAAAAAAAGGACAAACAAACTATTCAAATGGACTAGCATATAATAGAGCCGCTCTTGCTAGAGCATGGGCAACTATATTAGCTTGTCTCTTAACCCAAGACAGAGACATTCAAACACCTTGTGATAGAAGAAATTTGCAATTAGAGATAATTTCACCAAACTCATATCAATCCTCCAAAGAAAAGGAAACAACATTAAAGACCTCTTTACAATCAATTTCAATCATAACATTGTGAGGAAAAGCATGAAGAAGCCACCGTAGAGTCTGACGGAGTGCCATAGTCTTAGCAAGCTTTGGACATAAAATACCATTTAAATAGCCTGAATAACCTGCTTGAAACTGGCTAAATGAACCACGAATGATAGTCCCATAACACGTTTTATTTTCCTACACCAGAACCCCAGCATCTATATTACATTTCAACCAATTTAATGGAGGAGATTCCCACCGAGTAGCACTCACCAAAGAGATAGGCGAGTTAAACACCACTACCCTGCTTTGGGCATCTTCCCATTCCTTCCAGCATTTTCCgcaaaagaaaaaaatttcattTGAGCCACTAACCACACCATGCCAAAGTAAATAATTCCTTTTAGACCACATGCTCCATATAATCATTAAACACATGTCAACCTTATGGGAATCATGAAGTGTAAATAAATAATTCACAAAATCAATAAAAGacacttcattaaaacttatgATAATACCCATATGCTGCCAACATTCCACAGCACATGGAcactaaaataaaaaatgagTGAGATCCTCCATTCCTGCACATAACAAGCATCTATTATCAACTTGCACACCTTTTAAATGAAGGTTGACTTTTGTAGGAATAATATTATGAACCGCCCTCTATAATAAATTTTTCACTTTTGGGGGAACCTAAGCACTCCAAAGCCTtttctaattaaacaaaaaatcagaattttaaattgGGATGATTCAAATTCAGCAAGCACTGATACCCCCACTTGATAGAATAAATATCATTTTTGGTAAAATGCCAAATACGACGATCTTCACTCTCAAAAAGACAGTTTGGAATTTTTAAAACAGCAACCGCATCATttacatttaaaaatttttgaattcgatATAAGTTCCATTGTCTAATGCCATCATCAATAAAACCCATAACCTTAAGATCCTCATGACCCGTAATCAAAGGAGTTTCAACAAAAAAATTATCATCTCTAATTCAACAAGGATTGTGCCAGACATTAATCCTTCTCCCATCGCCCACTCTCCATCTCAATCCTCTATTTAGCACAACTTTAGCTTGCAAAAGATTCCACACAAAACTAGGGTTAAAACACTCTGAAGCATATAGGAAATCCCCTCTTGGGAAATATTTGGCTTTGAAAATCCTACAAAGAAGAGTATGTTGGCTGGATACAAGACACCAACCCTGCTTGCCAAGCATAGCTAAATTAAAAAGATGAAGATTACAAAAGCCTATACTTCCTGCATCTTTCTTAAAACACATCATGTCCCAATAAAACCAATGTATATTTCTGTGACCATTAGGCTTTGAACCCCACCAAAAGGAATTCATCATCCTTTGCAACTCCGCACACAAAGAGATAGGAATACAGAAGATGCTCATGCAATAAGATGGAGTAGCCTAAGCAACAGAGTTAAGAAGAATCTCCTTACCCACGCGAGAAAGAAGTTTACTATGCTACCCTGAGATCCTTTTCCAGAGCCTATctttaagaaaggaaaaaaatttgTTTTTTATTCTTACCCACTAAAGAAGGTAAACCCAAATATTTCCCATGGTCAAGAGGAGAGTTAACAAGTAAAATATTAGAGATCTCACGCCTAATATCTACAAAACAATTAGCACTAAAAAAGATGCCAGATTTTTGAAAATTAACTACTTGCCCATAAGCATTTTCATAAGTGGCTAGAATGCTCTTCACATTTGCAGATTCCCTCGCATTAGCTTAAAGAAAAAGAAACTATCATCCGTAAAAAACAAATGGGACACACTAGGTCCATGTTTGCTCACCTTGCTACCATGAATATCCCCTCTAGATTCTGCCTTTTAAAGAAGCACAAACAAGCCCTCAGCACGGATAATAAAAGGATATAGAGAAAGAGGGTTACTTTGCCTTAACCCTCTATGGGGAAAAATAAGACTAATTTCAGTGCCATTTAGCGCTACCTTAGAAGAGACAAAAGTAGTACATTTCATAAACATAGAaatccatctcgaatcaaaaccAACCTTACTCATCATCTGAGAAATATATTGCCAATCAACTTTATCATAAGCCttactaatattaattttcaaagcTACTTCTCCTTTATTACCTCTTGTCTTCCTATTCATATGATGGATAACCTCAAAAGCCACCATAACATTATCCGTAATTAAATGACCAGGGACAAAGCGGACTAAAAAGCAGAAATCAAATCAAGCAAAACAAGCTTAAGCCTATTAGCTAACACCTTAGACATAATCTTATAAAGAACATTACATAAAGAAATAGGTCTAAGATCTTTCAACAAGATGGAATTATCCTTTTTAGGAATAAGGACAATAATAATCTCATTAATAGTCGATGGAAAAGTCCTGCTAGAAAGCCActctttacaactattcaccataGAATCTCCAATAACAtgctaaaatttttgaaaaaatgttGGGTTCAATCCATCTGGACCTGGGGCTTTATCAGGATGCATCTGGAAAATAGCCTTCTTAAACTCCTTGTTACTAAACGACGCCATCAGCTTACTATTATCAATCTCAAAAATCCTTGGAGAGATATGATCAACAACAGAAGAGTAATCACCAGAGGCGCTAGAAAAAAGATCTTCAAAATAAGATATAACAAGATTACTCATACTTTCCTAATCACTACACCAATTACCAGCATTATCCTGCAAAGCACTAATAAAATTAGTCTGCCTCCGAGCAGAAGCTTAAGAGTGAAAAAATTTGATATTACAATCCCACTCCTTTAGCCAAAAAGTCTTAGAGCGCTATTTCCAATAGATTTCTTCCTCTTCTAAAACctcattgatttttatttttaagctGCGCATCCTGGACCAAATCATTAACAAAATTATTCTGCACCCCCATAAGCTCAAACTTTAGACTGTTAATACATTTTCGAAAATTGGTAGACAAAGTCCTACCCCACAAATGAAGCTTCTCACCACACACAGTTAGCCATCTCGCAAGATTAAAACCTGAAGACTCCATCTAGTAATTCGTGATAATTTTAGTGATATCAGGATGATGAAACCAAATATTTTCAAACTTAAATCTTTTCACCTTTGCCACCCAACCCAAACATCTGTCTCCAACATGATAAGAGTGTGATCAGATGTGGTAGTCACCAAATTAGTAAGCTTGGCATGCGGGAAAAAAAGACAACCAACTGCTAAAAGCTAAAGCCCTATCCAACCTCTCCTAAATCCAATGATTTGTACCCTTCCCTCTCTCACAAGTAAACCCAAAACCATGCAAAGGCAAATCATTAAGATCACGCTGCTCAACCACATCTCTAAAACCCTGTAGTAAAGAATTAAGATGAGGTGTCCCTCCTCTCCTGTCCTTTaaccataataaatcattaaaatcCCCAATACAAACCCATGGAAGAAGAGATTGGGTAGCCAAATGAGATAAGACATTCTAAGTCTCAAGTTACCTATTACGGTCAAGAATGCCATAGAAGCCCATAAGTCTTAGCTCTATCACCCTTAACAATCAAGTCAATAAAGTTTTGCGAATAGCCCACAATATCCAATAAAGAATTATTCCTCCAAAGCACTGCTAGTCCCCCTCCTCTGCTAATTTGATCAACACAAAAACACCCCTCAAAACcaattttattctttatattcACAATTTCATCAACATGAACCAAAGTTTCACAAAGGAAAACAACATCCGACCTCTTAGATTTAATGAGCTCAGAGAGAGCCCGAACTGGACTGGGGTTGCCAAGCCCCCGACAGTTCCAACTTATACGGATCATTGCTTTCAATGGGCCTAATTATCAGGTCCCACCGCtggtaaattttttaataaaggaTTGTTACAAGAAGAGGAATGTGTACCTGGGTTAACATTTTTAACCAACTGCTGCTTACCTGCTCTAACCCGCTGTCTTTTTTTGTGTTCAGCTTGACTAATAGATGAGTGGGTCTCATCTTGCATAACTGGCCCAATACCCGTTTAGTCCTCCCGGTCAACTTGATACATGCCATCAGTGGAATCCATCAGCACGTCAGAGTCATCATGAGAATTGGACATATTTGCATGGGACATATTTGCTTGTGAATGAGAGTTATCTGCATGGAAACTAGCAGATGGATCAATGTAATTAGTGTGATCCTGCTCTTGAAATATAGCGTCCATCATCGGTGAAGAATCCTTGGGATGATTTAATTCCGCAAATCCTGCCTGTGAACGTAACCATCAATCCTAATCTATCCCTTAGCCACCGTGATCCATTAGAACTCCTGAACCTCCCTGTTGGCCACAACCAAGGTCCCCAACCCTTTAGCGCACTAGAATTTTGATCCTCAAAAAGTGTGGCACAAAATTTATCCGAATGTCCCAGTATGCCACACATAAAGCAAAAATTTGGCAACCGTTCATATTTAAAATGAATCATGTGAAAATGGTCATCACCAATCTAAACTTTTTTCCATCTTTTTAATGACAGGCGTGTATCCAGTAGAACACGCACTCGCATATAAGTTTTCCAGCCTCCAGATGAATTAACAGAATCATAGAATAAAAACTTGCCTATGAAATTACCCAATTTTTGAGCCACTACTTCAGTATTGAATCCCACCGGTAAATCATGAATCTGAACCCAAAACTCTGAATAAATGAGTGGAACTTGGACAGGAATCTTCCTTGGTTTCAAATGATGAGTGATAAGCAAATGATTATTGAAGGACCAAGGACCACCTTCGATGACTCTGTTTAAATCCACTTTTGAGAGAATTGGAAGACAAATAATTGAGGCCCTATCTCTTCAATAAAAACTCCTTTTCCTGGTCGCCATAGATTAGACAAAGTCTCACAGATAGCACCTAGATTTATTTGCCTATCAGTGAGAAATTTTCCAATAAGACAGAACTCAGAGAATGCTGGTGTACCTTCACTAAGAAGAGGATCAAACCAAAAACTCTCCTCCTCTTCATCCATAAGAGACAGACTTTCAAAAGAGAATGACATGAGGAAAACTAGACAGTGAGACTTGTCACAGAGAACAAGACAAAAACTTGCAACATGGCAAGACAATCATttctcaaaataaaaaaataattacactCATAATAAAAATGTTAATATAAAATAGCTCCAATTCtattaatttatttgaaattattcATTAATTTTCACTTTAAAGAATAATTTCAAGAAAaatatttatatgtttat
It contains:
- the LOC110637645 gene encoding equilibrative nucleotide transporter 1, yielding MGLTGRPTDGEPNSESSLLLPTTAPSSPAISQNAPKDTFHFAYITYFTLGLGFLLPWNAFITAVDYFSYIYPGVSVDRIFAVAYMLVCLCCLLVIVFCAHVSDAYVRINAGLALFVLSLLVVPVMDAVYIKGRVGLDDGFDVTVAAIALSGVADALVQGGLIGAAGELPERYMQAVVAGTAGSGVLVSSVRIITKAAYTQDEHGLRKSANLYFTVAIVVMAICIVFHNVAHNLPVIKYYTDMKIQAVNEEKKKWSLTGAQWRSSLLETVGSIKWYGVGILLIYVVTLSIFPGYITEDVRSETLKDWYSIVLITGYNVFDLVGKSLTAVYMMENAKLAIGGCFARLFFFPLFLGCLHGPKFFRTEIPVTILTCLLGLSNGYLTSVLMMLAPKVVPIQLAETAGIVIVLFLVVGLAAGSIIAWFWVI